Below is a genomic region from Schistocerca americana isolate TAMUIC-IGC-003095 chromosome 1, iqSchAmer2.1, whole genome shotgun sequence.
gacgatgccgtgctgattatatttatatgttttgacgatgccattatggccttatcactttagggcattgtgtaaaaaaggtacgttataccatattttatctgtacatttccctggttgtacgacagtatattgtgatacatattgctgttttatgttgaaagacacactgctcactagatgtctATATTTATAcattttagatctgaggatggtcgttaaagactgaaaccggtcatcgtctaaagaattgatattgcgatcagagactggaataaaaaacatctgAAATGTTCCACACCACAATGTTTGTCGGGAATATGATCTATAGAACGTAGACATGACTAACTAATTAGCAATTTGCCTCCAGACACATGTTCGGAGGCGGCTGGCGAGGAAACGAGCTGTGGCGCGACAGGTGGCACCCTAGGGAGTGGGGGCGTCCACCGTTCTTCCACCCCTCACGTTGGCCGCCGCGTCCGCCTCCGCCGCTGACGCCGCCCCCGCCACTAGACGCGGATAGCCCCTTCGTACCTTTCGACGATGCTGAGCCCTCCAGCAGCCCTTCCACCACCACGACGACGACCGCTGGTGGGACGACGCGCCGAGGGTGTGACTGCCCAGTCACCAGCGAGTTCAACCCAGTCTGTGGCACCGACTTGGTTTCCTACCCAAACCCAGGTCGCCTGCACTGCGCCAGAGACTGCGGAAAGCGTAAGTCTGCCACCACCACTTCTAGACCCACATTCTCtccacaaaatgaattaataatacGTGAGACTTCATTTAGGCAGCCCTTACCACTCCATCCTCTGTCGATGCATTCTGACCTTATGCCCTAGGCTTATGGTAATGTTACAATTGTGCTAACAGAGTGATGCCATATTATTTAGGTACTGCGAGAAGACAAGGTCTTTTAACGGTAGGTAAGCTGAATATCAGCGCTACACCCGCGTTTTATTCTCTGTAGATAGAAAGTAGCAGAACATTATGTCGAAACTAGTTATTACATAAAAGTCGACGGCGTCAAGAGTTTTTCATCTATTTCATCTTTTACGGGATCCGTTGTTAAGAAGTGGCGGAAATTAGTCCAGAAAAGGACTAAATGAAGCGGAATAGTGACTTCAACCGTATAGTTCTGTGAATCCAGAATCTCTTTTGTTCAGCTCTGAAGAGAACGCGAAGACGTCTTTCTTCGACGATTCTGGATCTCTGAGGGGGCTGTGTGTTTGATCAGTTAGAGGTATTAACCTCTTTGGACCCAGTTAAAGTcttgagctacactcctggaaatggaaaaaagaacacattgacaccggtgtgtcagacccaccatacttgctccggacactgcgagagggctgtacaagcaatgatcacacgcacggcacagcggacacaccaggagccgcggtgttggccgtcgaatggcgctagctgcgcagcatttgtgcaccgccgccgtcagtgtcagccagtttgccgtggcatacggagctccatcgcagtctttaacactggtagcatgccgcgacagcgtggacgtgaaccgtatgtgcagttgacggactttgagcgagggcgtatagtgggcatgcgggaggccgggtggacgtaccgccgaattgctcaacacgtggggcgtgaggtctccacagtacatcgatgttgtcgccagtggtcggcggaaggtgcacgtgcccgtcgacctgggaccggaccgcagcgacgcacggatgcacgccaagaccgtagaatcctacgcagtgccgtaggggaccgcaccgccacttcccagcaaattagggacactgttgctcctggggtatcggcgaggaccattcgcaaccgtctccatgaagctgg
It encodes:
- the LOC124548900 gene encoding uncharacterized protein LOC124548900, producing MQQAAAAGLLAVALLLPLVSPYPQLGRESDTTSDTDDDDIGPRHMFGGGWRGNELWRDRWHPREWGRPPFFHPSRWPPRPPPPLTPPPPLDADSPFVPFDDAEPSSSPSTTTTTTAGGTTRRGCDCPVTSEFNPVCGTDLVSYPNPGRLHCARDCGKRVEIYHMGNCVTTSTAQPRGAGG